TGCTTCAGGCACCGTCGTTCATAGGTCTGTCCAATCGATTTGATGGAATCAATTAATTGGATGCATCGGGTGAACGACCCTAAACTCCTGTTTTGTCATTCAGCAATCACCAACTAGGAAACAGCAATGTCCCTGATCAATACGCAAGTCCAGCCTTTCAAGACCACCGCTTTCGTGAACCGTGACGGTAAGGGCGAATTCATCGAGGTGACCGAGGCCAGCCTGCAAGGCAAGTGGTCGGTTCTGATTTTCATGCCCGCGGCCTTCACCTTCAACTGCCCGACCGAAATCGAAGACGCTGCCGACAACTACGCCGAGTTCCAGAAGGCCGGCGCCGAGGTCTACATCGTGACCACCGACACGCACTTCTCGCACAAGGTGTGGCACGAAACCTCCGACGCCGTCGGCAAGGCCAAGTTCCCGCTGGTGGGCGACCCCACGCACCAGCTGACCAACGCTTTCGGCGTGCACATTCCTGAAGAAGGCCTGGCCTTGCGCGGCACCTTCGTGGTCAACCCCGACGGCGTGATCAAGACCCTGGAAATCCATTCCAACGAAATCGCCCGCGACGTGCAGGAAACCCTGCGCAAGCTGAAGGCCGCCCAATTCACGGCCGCCAACCCCGGCCAGGTGTGCCCTGCCAAGTGGAAGGAAGGCGCCAAGACGCTGACGCCTTCGCTGGATCTGGTCGGCAAGATCTAAAGCGGCCCGCGCCCACCGTTCGCATCCATCGAGCGCCCCCGGGCGCTCCGCGGCCGGACAGCAGCATGGCGTGCGCGCCATGCCGTCCGGCTTTTTTTCGCCCTCCGGGACCCATAACTCGAATCGCAAAGGACCCCAAGCCATGCTCGACGATCAACTCAAATCCCAACTTTCCGCCTATCTGGAGCGCGTGACGCAGTCGTTCGAGATCGTGGCGTCCCTGGACGGCAGCGAAACCTCGGCGCAGACGCGCGAACTGCTGGAGACCATCCAGAGCCTGCGCAGCGACAAGATCACGCTGCGCACCGACGGCAGCGATGCGCGCAAGCCGTCCTTCACGCTGCAGCGCGCGGGCACGCAGACCCAGCTGCGCTTCGCCGGCCTGCCGCTCGGCCACGAATTCACCTCGCTGGTGCTGGCGCTGCTGTGGACCGGTGGCCATCCGCCCAAAGTGGAGCAGGACGTGATCGAGCAGATCCAGGCGCTCGACGGCGACTTCGACTTCGAGGTCTACATGAGCCTGACCTGCCACAACTGCCCGGACGTGGTGCAGGCGATGTCGCTCATGGCCATCCTCAATCCGAAGATCCGCACCACGGTGATCGAAGGCGGCGCCTTCCAGCAGGAAGTGACCGACCGCGAGATCATGGCCGTGCCCATGGTCTTCCTCAACGGCCAGGTCTTCGGTTCCGGCCGCATGACCGTCGAAGAGATCGTCGCCCGGCTCGACACCGGCTCGGCCCGGCGCGAAGCCGCCAAGCTCTCCGCCAAGGAATCGTTCGATGTGCTGATCGTCGGCGGCGGCCCGGCCGGTGCCGCGGCGGCCGTGTATGCCGCGCGCAAGGGCATCCGCACGGGTGTGGCGGCCGAGCGCTTCGGCGGGCAGGTGAACGACACGCTGGACATCGAGAACTACATCTCGGTCAGCAAGACCGACGGCCCTAGGTTCGCCGCCGCGCTGGAGCAGCATGTGCGCGACTACGAGGTGGACCTCATGAACCTGCAGCGCGCCAAGGCCCTGCGGCCCGCCGCGGTCGAGGGCGGCCTGATCGAGGTGGAGCTGGCAAACGGCGGCACGCTCTCCTCCCGCACCGTGATCGTCTCCACGGGCGCGCGCTGGCGCAACATGAACGTGCCGGGCGAGGACAAGTACCGCACCAAGGGCGTCACGTACTGCCCGCACTGCGATGGCCCGCTCTTCAAGGGCAAGCGCGTGGCGGTGATCGGCGGCGGCAACTCCGGCGTGGAGGCCGCGATCGACCTGGCCGGCGTGGTGGCGCACGTCACGGTGCTGGAATATGCCGGCGAGCTGAAGGCCGATGCCGTGCTGCAGCGCAAGCTGCGCAGCCTGCCGAACGTGGACGTGATCCTCAACGCGCAGACCACGGAGGTGAAGGGCGACGGCAACCGCGTCACCGGCCTCAGCTACACCGACCGCACCAACGACGAGGCGCGCCATCTCGCGCTGGAAGGCATCTTCGTGCAGATCGGCCTGCTGCCCAACACCGACTGGCTGCGCGGCACGGTGGAGCTGTCGCGATTCGGCGAGATCGTGGTGGATTCGCATGGCCGCACCAGCGTGCCGGGCGTGTTCGCCGCCGGCGACTGCACGACGGTGCCCTACAAGCAGATCATCATCGCGGCCGGCGACGGCGCGAAGGCCGCGCTGGGCGCGTTCGACCACCTGATCCGCACCAGCGCACCCGCGTGACGCCCGCCGCGACTGTCTGAGCGGCGGCGCGTGGAGCATGTGCCGTATAGGCCTGTGCTGAAGGTCTGTGCTGACTCAGGCGTCGCCCGCGGCGTCCGACGATCTGGGCAGCAGCCGGACCACTGCCTGCAGAAATGTGTCGTACTGCAGTGGCTTGCCCATGTGCTCGCTGAAGCCGGCGGCCAGGGCCTTGGCGCGATCTTCCGGCCGGGCAAAGCCCGTCACGGCGATGACTGGAACGTCGCGGACCCCGGCCTTCTTGAGCAAGGCTATCAGGGTATATCCATCCATCCCTGGCATGCCGATGTCCGAGACGATCAGGTCGAATGCCTGCCGTGTCGCCAGCTCCAGCGCTTCCTCTCCGCTGCCCGCCGAGCAGACCATGGCGCCCGCGGCCTCCAGGATGGCTCCGAACATGTCCAGGACGTCGCGGTCGTCGTCTACCAGCAGGATCCGCAGGCTTTGCAGCGTTGCCCCGTCGGCTGTGGGCATGCCGAGTTGCGAGCGGTCGGTGTTCTGGCGCGGCAGCACGACCGTAAAGGTTGAGCCTTTTCCCAAGCCTGGAGACGCGACGGAAACGCGGCCGCCATGCGCTTCCGTCAGGCTTTTCACGATCGCCAGGCCAATGCCTAATCCGCCCTTGCCACGGACGGTCGCTTGCGCATCGGCCTGCTGGAACATCTCGAACATGAAAGGTAGGAACGCTTCGTCGATGCCCTGTCCCGTGTCCTGCACCTCCAGGCGGATGCACGACGGCTCCGATTGGAGCTGGACGCGCACCAAGCCGCCCGCCGGAGTGAACTTGATCGCATTGCCCACCAGATTCCAGACGATCTGCTCTATGCGCACCGGATCCGCCTTCATGCGATAGTCGCCCGGCTCGACATGCATCTGCATCGCGACGTTGCGGGTTTCCGCTTCGGGGCGCACCGCGGCCATGATGTGCGCCACCACGTCGTCGCACAGCATGGATTCGAGGTTCAACGACAGCTTGCCGGTCTGTATGCGCGAGAGGTCCAGCAGATCGTCGATGAGTTGCATCTGGCTCTTCACGCTCGTGCGGATCGTGCCGGCGATTCGCTGCAGGTTTTCAGATGACTGGGTTTCGGGATTGGCCGCCAACAGTTGGGCGGCCAGGGAAATCAGGTTGAGCGGGTTCTTCAGTTCGTGCGACATGACGGCCAAGAACTGGTCCTTCATCGCATTGGCTTCCTGCAACTGTGCGCGCAGCGACCGCTCGGATTCCAGCAGTGCGTCGCGCTGCTGCTCTGCCAGACGGGTCTGGGTCATGTCCCGCGCGATCTTGGCAAACCCCAATTCGGTGCTGCCGGCCAGCGGCACGAGCACCCCGCTGAAGTAAACGCGCGTGCCATCCTTGCGCAGGTGCCAGCGCTCGTCCTCGGCGCGGCCTTCGCGCTGTGCCCGGCTTCTTTCATCCTCCTCGGCGTTCTCAGCCCGATCTTCCGGGGTGAAGATGATGGCGGCCGGCTTGCCGAGCATTTCCGCTTCCGCGTAGCCCAGTGCGCGCTCCGCGCCCTTGTTCCAACGGGTGATCTGACCATGGCCGTCAAGCAAGATGATGACGTAGTCGACGCTCGAGTCGAACAGCAGTCGCAGCCGCTCTTCGCCCAGACGCACCGTCTCCTCGGCCTTGTGGCGGTCGGTTATGTCGATGAAGTTGAGAACCACCCCCTCGATGCGGTCCTCGCTGCTCCTGTAGGGCAGCAGCCGCGCGAGAAACCAGCCCCCGGCGTCGTGGCTGCGGATCTCTCTCTCGATAGGGGTCAGCAGTTCGAACACTTCGCGCGTGTCCGACTCCATTTGTGGATAGTCGAGCCGGTGGGCAAGATCGAATAGCGACCTGTGGATGTCGCTCTCGCGCAGATTGAAGATGCCGACGGCGCGTGGCGTGAACCGCTGGATGCGCATGGCGCTGTCGACGAACACGGTGGCGATCTCGCTGGCCGCTATGAAGTTCTGCAGATCGTCGTTGGCTTTGGCGCTGGCTTCCAGATGTGTTTTGAGGTCGTAGTTGACGGTGGTCAGTTCCTCGTTGACCGACTGCAACTCCTCCTTGCTGGTCTCGAGTTCCTCGGTGGTGGAGCGCAACTCCTCGTTGACCGCCTGCAGTTCTTCGTTGGATGCGCGCAGCGCTTCGCTGGAGCTGTCGGATTCACCGATGGCGGCGCTCAATTGGCGGTGCAGTTCGAGCAATTCATCGTCCGTTCTTCCTTCGAGCCCTTCTTGTTCGCCGCCATCCTCGGCCGCCGTCATTTCTTCCTCGCTGAACAGCACGACCAGCCATCCCCGCGCCGCCTGCGCACCGGGCACCTGGGTCACGGGCCGTACGGTCATGGTGACCACGGCGGGATCGTCGCCGCGGTGCAGGCGCACATGCCGGGTGTGCACCACGTCGGCGATCTGCTGGCAGTGGGCGATCGCAGCCCGCAACGGCAGCCGCAGTTCGGGTATCACGAGATGGAGAAGTTGCGCGGACAGCTCACCGGTATGCAGTCGCAGGAAGCGATTGGCCTGCTCGGACAGGTAGACGACCTTCAACTGGTGGTCCACCACCACCGCCGGCGGGGCCTGCTCGGCTTTCAACTGGGCCTGGATGTCTTCAAGCAACTGGCGGCGCAGCGGCACATTCACCGGTTCCGGCACATGCAAGTGGGTCAGCGCGTTGCTGAGCGCGGTGGGCACCCGGCGTTCAAGCGCTGTAGCGCTGGCGCGGTAGATGCGTTGCTTCTTGTCGATGACGGTGAAATGTTCTGGCGCGGCATCGGCCGTCTCGGCACTGCCGAGGAACAGCAAGCCGCCCGGCCTCAATGCAAAGTGGAAGGTCTCCAGGAGCTGCCGCTGGGCGGGGCGGTCGAGGTAGATGAGCACATTGCGGCAGCACACCAGGTCCAGGCGCGAGAACGGTGGATCGCGCAGCAGGTTGTGCACCGAAAAAGTGATGCGCTCACGCAGCAGCCGGCTGACGGCGTACTGCCCGGGTTGACGCTCGAAGAATTGCCGCAGCCGCACGGGCGGGATGTCCGTGGCGATGGAGTCGGCATAGATGCCGCTGCGGGCGATGGCCAGGGCTTTCTCGTCGATGTCGGTCGCAAAGACCTGGACACCGGTCAACGCGCCAGCATTGCTCGCATGCTCCAGCAGCAGCATCGCCACCGAATAGGCCTCTTCGCCCGTGGCGCAGCCCGCCACCCAGGCCCGCACGCGGTCCGTCGGGGCCCGGTTTTCAAAGAGATCCTCGATGAGGACGCGCTCAAGGGCCTCGAAAGCAAGCCGGTCCCGGAAGAAATTCGTGACGCTGATGAGCATGTCCTGCAGCAGCAATACAGGCTCCTGCGCATGCGTCTGCAGATAGGCTGCATAGTCGGGCAGTGTCCGCTGGCGGGAGACTTGCATGCGGCGCTCTATGCGCCGCAACAGCGTGGCACGTTTGTAGTGAAGGAAATCGTGGCCCGTGCGTTCTCGCAGGAGCCGCATCACGCCCTGCAGCGCCACTTCGGCTTTGTCTTCCGCATCGGCCGTGGGAGGGAGCTGGGCTGGCAGGTCTTCCGGGGCCACGGGCAGTTCGATGCGGCGCGCGTTGGCCCAAAGGTCCGTCAATTGCTGGCCCATGTCCGCTGCGGGCAGTACGAAGTCAGCAACGCCGGCGGCGATGGCATTGAGCGGCATCGAGTCGTACTCGGCATCGGCAGGGCTCTGTACGATTGCGACGCCGCCGCGCTCCTTCACACGGCGCAAGCCCTGCGCGCCGTCGGCGCCGGCGCCCGACAGCACGATGGCGATCGCCCGCTCTTGGTGGACCTCGCCGAGGCTGCGGAAAAAGTGGTCGACGGTGATGTGGTGCGTGGCCGGGCGATCCAGCTGCGCGAGGCGCAACTCTCCGTCGTTCATCGACATCGCACGGTTGGGCGGTATCACATAGACGCGGTTGGGCTGTATGGACATGTCGCTGACCACCTGGCAGACCGGCATGCGTGTTGACCGTTGGAGGATCGAATCGGCCGTGCTCGGATTGCCGGGCGCCAGATGCAGCACCACCACGAAAGCCATGCCGGGCTCGGCCGGCAGGCTCTCCAGCAGCCGCACGACAGCCTGCAATCCACCGGCAGAGGCGCCGATCCCCACCACGGGAAACGGCAATGTGCTGCGCTGGAGGCTGGAGTCCTCCTCCGGATCCAAGGGCGCGGAAGTCGAAAGGTTCATGGTCTTGGATGTTCGCTGAGAGCAGGGCGACGCAAGCCGCGGCGATGGGGGTTTCACTTCACGGCAAACGACATGCCCGGGCCATGGGCCCGCAGTCGGGGCAGGCGCTCGCCGCGGAGGGCATGCGTCGCTCGGCCGGCAGCCTGGGGGACGGACAAGCGAAGAGGCGAATGCATTCCGCCACGCACATTCCTTTTTTCGGCAAAAAGGTGTGTTTCGGATTTTTGTTATTGATAATTGTTCTCATATACTGCGCGTCAGCAAGCCACGCGCCCGCTTCCCCGCGGTTGCACCAGAGCCAGCGCCGTTCAACTTTTCGTCCAGGCACAAGGGCTCATTTCCGTGGCGCACGTTTCCGCTTTCCCGCAATTCTCTCTCCACCTGTTGGCGCGTTCTGCCGTACTGGCCTGCGTGGCCGTGGGCGCACAGGCCCAGACCCTCTCCAGGGCGCCTTCAGCGGATCCGGCCGGTGCCGCTGCGGAAGCCGCGCTGGCCGAGCTGCCCGTGCAGATCGCGCTGAAGGAAGTCGTCGTCAGCGGCTCGCGCACCGCGCAGGACCCGGACGAGCTGCCCATGAGCATTGACGTGCTGAATGCGCGCCAACTGGAGGAAGGGCAGGTCACCGACATCCGCGATGCCGCGCGATCGCTGCCCAACGTATCGGTCGCGCGCTCGCCCTCGCGCTTCTCGCTCGCCAGCGGCTCGACCGGCCGCGACCAGAACGCCGGCTTCAACATCCGCGGCCTGGACGGCAACCGCGTGCTCATGCTGGTGGACGGCATCCGCCTGCCGCGCAGCTACGTTTTCAGCGCCAATGCGTTCGGCCGCGACTACCTCGATACCGGGCTGCTGCAGCGCATCGAGGTCGTGCGCGGCGCGACCTCCGCGCTCTACGGCTCCGACGGCATGGCCGGCCTGGTGAACTTCATCACCGCCGAGCCGGCGCAGTTCCTGCCCGAAGGCAAGGCTTTCGGCGGCCGCGCGAGCGTGGGCTACGACGGCGACGACCACGGCAAGCGCGTGGGCGCCACGCTGGCCGGCCGCGCGAGCGACACGGTGCAGTGGATGATCGGCGCGAACGCGTCGCGCGCCCGGGAGCTGGACAACCGCGGCGACAACGCCGCCCTCGATGCCGACCGCACGCGGCCCAATCCCGAGCGCCACGACAGCTACGGCGTGCTCATGAAGGGCGTGGTCACCCCCGGCGGCGGCCAGCGCCACGTGTTCACCGTGGAGCACGTGGACAAGAGCGCCGATTACGAACTGCTGACGGCGCGCTCGAAGCCGCCGCTCGCGGCCACGTCGGTGCTGCAGTCGGCGTCCACCACCGACATGCGGCGCACGCGCGCCACGTGGGAAGGCGCATGGCGCCCGGACCTGGCCGTGGCCGACGAACTCAAGGCCGTGCTGGGCTTCCAGGACGCCCGGTCGCGCGAATACATCACCGAAGACCGCAACACGGCGGCCGACCGCGTGCGCGACGTCACCTACGGCGAGCGCAGCTGGCAGGCCAACCTGCAGGCCGGCAAGCTGCTGCGCATGGAGGGCGGCTGGTCGCAGAAGATCACCTACGGCCTCGACTACACGCGCACGCAGGTCGAGAACCTGCAGACCGGCGTGACGCCGCCCGTGGGCGAGACCTTCCCGCTCAAGCGATTTCCCGACACCACCGAGAGCAGCGCCGCGCTCTACCTGCAGGACGAGATCGCCCTGGGCCGCTGGAGCGTCACGCCCGGCGCGCGCCTGGACCATTTCCGGATCCAGCCCCGCCAGGCGGGCTTCAACGCCGCCGTGGTCTCGCTCTCGGGCACCGAACTCAGCCCCAAGCTGGGCGCGCTCTACCGCGTGGACGACCGGTGGAGCGTCTTCGGCAACTACGCGGCGGGCTTCCGCGCGCCCAATGCAGGGCAGATCAACGCCTTCTTCGAGAACCCGGTGGGCAACTACCGCACCCTTCCGAACGCGAACCTGAAGCCCGAGAAGAGCCAGAACGTCGAGGTCGGCGTGCGCGGGCGGCTGCAGGACGCGTCGCTCGACGTGGCCGCCTTCACGGGCCGCTACCGCGATTTCATCGAGGACCTGCGGCAGGTGAGCGGCACGGGCGCGCCCGGCAACCCGCTGGTGTTCCAGTCGGTCAACCTCGGCAAGGTCCGCCTCAGCGGCTTCGAGGTGAAGGGCGACGTGCGCTGGGGCCGCTTCGCGGGCGGCCTCGTCAGCACGCCCTTCGCCTACGGCCGCACGCAGGGCAAGGACACGGCCACCGGCCGGCCCGTGAATTCGATCGACCCGCAGCGCCTCTCGGCCGGCGTGCGCTACGACACGGCGGCCTGGATGCTGCGGCTGGACGCCATGCATAGCGCCGCCAAGAAGGCCGGCGACGTCGATGGCAGCGCGCAGTTCCTCACGCCGTCGTCCACGGTGCTGGACCTGTCGGCCCAGTGGCGCATCCGCCCGGACCTGCGCCTCACGGCCGGCATCTACAACCTGACCGACCGCAAGTACTGGCGCTGGTCCGACGTGCGCGGCCTGGCCGCCAACGCGGCGTTCATCGACGCCTACACCCAGCCCGGCCGCTACGCCCGCGTGGCGCTCACCGCCGACTTCTGACCCAGCACCTGGAGGCCCCCCACGCCATGTCCCATTCTTCGCGCGATTCCGACAACCCCCTGCTGCACCCGGCGGACGCCGAGCCCGGTCTCCCCTGCGCCGAAGCCCTGCTGGCCGGCACGCTGGCCCTCATGACCGGCTATGCGCACAGCGAACGCGCCAGCGACCGCGAGGCCATGGGCCGCAAGATCGCCGCCCACCTGCAGAGCCTGGCACGCATGGACGGCCTGACGCCGCATTTCCGCGCGATGGCGGGCAACCTGCAGAACCGCTGGTCGCGGCGCCTGGGCCTGGCGGAGGGCCCCGGGGCCGAAGCCGCGGCGGCACCCGGCAGGGCCGAGCTGCAGCGGCGCCTCTGGCACAGCGCGCCGGAGGCGCTGCAGTGAGCGCCGTGCTGGCCGCCAGCCCGCCCGCGCCGCAGGTGCGCGAGCAGTTCGCCGCCGCGCGTGCCGCCGGCCGCCGGGCCCGCGATGCGGCGCTGCACCTGGGGCTGCCCGAGGGCGCCGCCATCGCCGCGCATGCGGGCCTGCACACGCACCCGCTCAAGGCCACGCCGCTGCAGGGCGCATGGCTGGAGATGCTGCAGGCGCTCGAACCCTGCGGGCCGCTGATGGCGCTCACCCGCAACGAAGGCGCCGTGCACGAGAAGACCGGCATCTACCGCAACGTCTCGGCCAGCGGCCCGCAGGGCCGCATCGGGATCGCGCCCGGGCCGGACATCGACCTGCGCCTTTTCTTCCAGCACTGGCACGCGGCCTATGCCGTCACCGAGCCCGGCCGCACCCCGCAGCAGCCGCCCGCGCGCAGCCTGCAGTTCTTCGATGCGCACGGCGATGCCATGCACAAGGTCTACCTGCGCGAAGCCGGCGATGCCGCCGCGTTCGAGGCCGTGGCGGCGCGCTTCGCCCAGCCGAGCGCGGGCTACGTCTTCCGACCGCGCCCGCCGCGGCCCCTGCCGCGGCCCGATGGCGCCATCGATGCGGAGGGCTTCCTGCAGGCCTGGGCCGGTCTGCAGGACACGCACGATTTCTTCGGCCTGCTCGCGCGCTTCGGCGTGGCCCGGCAGCAGGGCCTGCGCCTGGCCGAGGGCCGCTTCGCGCGGCGCATCGCGCCCGACGGCGCCGCAGTGCTGCTGCAGGCCGCCGCGGCCACCGGGCTGCCGATCATGGTGTTCGTCGGCAATGCCGGCTGCATCCAGATCCACACCGGCCCGGTGCTCCGCGTGGAGCCGCTGGAGACGCCGGCGGCCCGCTGGATCAACGTGCTGGATGCCGGCTTCAACCTGCACCTGCGCACCGACCGCATCGCCGAGACCTGGGCCGTCGAGAAGCCCACGGCCGATGGCGTGGTCACCTCGGTGGAGGTGTTCGATGCGGAGGGCGAGGTGATGGCGATGTTCTTCGGCGAGCGCAAGCCCGGCCGGGAAGAGCTGCCCGGTTGGCGCACGCTGGTGGCGGGGCTGCGCGCGCCATGACGGCGACCTCCTGGCATGCCTCCCGCCGCGCGCTGTTGCTGCGCAGCGGCGTGCTGCTGGCAGCGGCCGCATTGCCCGGCCCCGCGTCCGCGCAGGCGGCGCAGGCGGCGCGCCGCATCGTGTCGCTCGGTGGCGCGCTCACCGAGATGGTCTACGCTCTCGGCGCCGAAGCGTTGCTGGTCGGCACCGACACCACCAGCCTCTATCCCGAGGCCGCGCTCAGGACGCCCAAGGTCGGCTACCTGCGCCAGCTCTCGGCCGAGGGGCTGCTTTCGCTGCGGCCGGACTGCGTGATCGGCACGCAGGAGGCCGGCCCCGCCGTGGTGCTGGCGCAGGTGCGCGGCGCGGGCGTGGCGGTGGAACTGGTGCAGGCCGACCACACCTGGGAGGAGGT
The DNA window shown above is from Acidovorax sp. NCPPB 4044 and carries:
- the ahpC gene encoding alkyl hydroperoxide reductase subunit C → MSLINTQVQPFKTTAFVNRDGKGEFIEVTEASLQGKWSVLIFMPAAFTFNCPTEIEDAADNYAEFQKAGAEVYIVTTDTHFSHKVWHETSDAVGKAKFPLVGDPTHQLTNAFGVHIPEEGLALRGTFVVNPDGVIKTLEIHSNEIARDVQETLRKLKAAQFTAANPGQVCPAKWKEGAKTLTPSLDLVGKI
- the ahpF gene encoding alkyl hydroperoxide reductase subunit F; the encoded protein is MLDDQLKSQLSAYLERVTQSFEIVASLDGSETSAQTRELLETIQSLRSDKITLRTDGSDARKPSFTLQRAGTQTQLRFAGLPLGHEFTSLVLALLWTGGHPPKVEQDVIEQIQALDGDFDFEVYMSLTCHNCPDVVQAMSLMAILNPKIRTTVIEGGAFQQEVTDREIMAVPMVFLNGQVFGSGRMTVEEIVARLDTGSARREAAKLSAKESFDVLIVGGGPAGAAAAVYAARKGIRTGVAAERFGGQVNDTLDIENYISVSKTDGPRFAAALEQHVRDYEVDLMNLQRAKALRPAAVEGGLIEVELANGGTLSSRTVIVSTGARWRNMNVPGEDKYRTKGVTYCPHCDGPLFKGKRVAVIGGGNSGVEAAIDLAGVVAHVTVLEYAGELKADAVLQRKLRSLPNVDVILNAQTTEVKGDGNRVTGLSYTDRTNDEARHLALEGIFVQIGLLPNTDWLRGTVELSRFGEIVVDSHGRTSVPGVFAAGDCTTVPYKQIIIAAGDGAKAALGAFDHLIRTSAPA
- a CDS encoding CheR family methyltransferase; this encodes MNLSTSAPLDPEEDSSLQRSTLPFPVVGIGASAGGLQAVVRLLESLPAEPGMAFVVVLHLAPGNPSTADSILQRSTRMPVCQVVSDMSIQPNRVYVIPPNRAMSMNDGELRLAQLDRPATHHITVDHFFRSLGEVHQERAIAIVLSGAGADGAQGLRRVKERGGVAIVQSPADAEYDSMPLNAIAAGVADFVLPAADMGQQLTDLWANARRIELPVAPEDLPAQLPPTADAEDKAEVALQGVMRLLRERTGHDFLHYKRATLLRRIERRMQVSRQRTLPDYAAYLQTHAQEPVLLLQDMLISVTNFFRDRLAFEALERVLIEDLFENRAPTDRVRAWVAGCATGEEAYSVAMLLLEHASNAGALTGVQVFATDIDEKALAIARSGIYADSIATDIPPVRLRQFFERQPGQYAVSRLLRERITFSVHNLLRDPPFSRLDLVCCRNVLIYLDRPAQRQLLETFHFALRPGGLLFLGSAETADAAPEHFTVIDKKQRIYRASATALERRVPTALSNALTHLHVPEPVNVPLRRQLLEDIQAQLKAEQAPPAVVVDHQLKVVYLSEQANRFLRLHTGELSAQLLHLVIPELRLPLRAAIAHCQQIADVVHTRHVRLHRGDDPAVVTMTVRPVTQVPGAQAARGWLVVLFSEEEMTAAEDGGEQEGLEGRTDDELLELHRQLSAAIGESDSSSEALRASNEELQAVNEELRSTTEELETSKEELQSVNEELTTVNYDLKTHLEASAKANDDLQNFIAASEIATVFVDSAMRIQRFTPRAVGIFNLRESDIHRSLFDLAHRLDYPQMESDTREVFELLTPIEREIRSHDAGGWFLARLLPYRSSEDRIEGVVLNFIDITDRHKAEETVRLGEERLRLLFDSSVDYVIILLDGHGQITRWNKGAERALGYAEAEMLGKPAAIIFTPEDRAENAEEDERSRAQREGRAEDERWHLRKDGTRVYFSGVLVPLAGSTELGFAKIARDMTQTRLAEQQRDALLESERSLRAQLQEANAMKDQFLAVMSHELKNPLNLISLAAQLLAANPETQSSENLQRIAGTIRTSVKSQMQLIDDLLDLSRIQTGKLSLNLESMLCDDVVAHIMAAVRPEAETRNVAMQMHVEPGDYRMKADPVRIEQIVWNLVGNAIKFTPAGGLVRVQLQSEPSCIRLEVQDTGQGIDEAFLPFMFEMFQQADAQATVRGKGGLGIGLAIVKSLTEAHGGRVSVASPGLGKGSTFTVVLPRQNTDRSQLGMPTADGATLQSLRILLVDDDRDVLDMFGAILEAAGAMVCSAGSGEEALELATRQAFDLIVSDIGMPGMDGYTLIALLKKAGVRDVPVIAVTGFARPEDRAKALAAGFSEHMGKPLQYDTFLQAVVRLLPRSSDAAGDA
- a CDS encoding TonB-dependent hemoglobin/transferrin/lactoferrin family receptor translates to MARSAVLACVAVGAQAQTLSRAPSADPAGAAAEAALAELPVQIALKEVVVSGSRTAQDPDELPMSIDVLNARQLEEGQVTDIRDAARSLPNVSVARSPSRFSLASGSTGRDQNAGFNIRGLDGNRVLMLVDGIRLPRSYVFSANAFGRDYLDTGLLQRIEVVRGATSALYGSDGMAGLVNFITAEPAQFLPEGKAFGGRASVGYDGDDHGKRVGATLAGRASDTVQWMIGANASRARELDNRGDNAALDADRTRPNPERHDSYGVLMKGVVTPGGGQRHVFTVEHVDKSADYELLTARSKPPLAATSVLQSASTTDMRRTRATWEGAWRPDLAVADELKAVLGFQDARSREYITEDRNTAADRVRDVTYGERSWQANLQAGKLLRMEGGWSQKITYGLDYTRTQVENLQTGVTPPVGETFPLKRFPDTTESSAALYLQDEIALGRWSVTPGARLDHFRIQPRQAGFNAAVVSLSGTELSPKLGALYRVDDRWSVFGNYAAGFRAPNAGQINAFFENPVGNYRTLPNANLKPEKSQNVEVGVRGRLQDASLDVAAFTGRYRDFIEDLRQVSGTGAPGNPLVFQSVNLGKVRLSGFEVKGDVRWGRFAGGLVSTPFAYGRTQGKDTATGRPVNSIDPQRLSAGVRYDTAAWMLRLDAMHSAAKKAGDVDGSAQFLTPSSTVLDLSAQWRIRPDLRLTAGIYNLTDRKYWRWSDVRGLAANAAFIDAYTQPGRYARVALTADF
- a CDS encoding hemin-degrading factor, with amino-acid sequence MSAVLAASPPAPQVREQFAAARAAGRRARDAALHLGLPEGAAIAAHAGLHTHPLKATPLQGAWLEMLQALEPCGPLMALTRNEGAVHEKTGIYRNVSASGPQGRIGIAPGPDIDLRLFFQHWHAAYAVTEPGRTPQQPPARSLQFFDAHGDAMHKVYLREAGDAAAFEAVAARFAQPSAGYVFRPRPPRPLPRPDGAIDAEGFLQAWAGLQDTHDFFGLLARFGVARQQGLRLAEGRFARRIAPDGAAVLLQAAAATGLPIMVFVGNAGCIQIHTGPVLRVEPLETPAARWINVLDAGFNLHLRTDRIAETWAVEKPTADGVVTSVEVFDAEGEVMAMFFGERKPGREELPGWRTLVAGLRAP